The proteins below are encoded in one region of Planctopirus limnophila DSM 3776:
- a CDS encoding DUF1559 domain-containing protein encodes MKKKTGFTLIELLVVIAIIAVLIALLLPAVQQAREAARRTQCRNNLKQIALAMHNYHDVHNCFPAARLSSTPKYGQMVALLPYLEGGNLSRLFDVTAPGGFADPVNQKVANTPVSMIRCPSNPVPGLIKMRNSSSTGTSYGSFITSTGSTTDPNDPSIMTGWANDYWVNHGINSSSYTLAYSTGISPSPILKGTSPRMRDVTDGLSNTILVSEHAGYDVHYVRGVGMPMPATDLTLDQPGAWGTWLGWCAYMIQTYPVYTVDTYPTNLSNIPSGTGCTVNCNNSQGIFGFHAGGATVAMGDGSVRFLPESLSNVILMGMVTRDGGEVISE; translated from the coding sequence ATGAAGAAAAAGACAGGTTTCACACTGATCGAGTTGCTGGTCGTCATTGCGATTATCGCCGTGCTGATTGCCTTGCTCTTGCCGGCGGTCCAGCAGGCGCGGGAAGCAGCCCGTAGAACCCAATGCCGGAACAATCTCAAACAGATTGCGCTGGCCATGCACAATTATCATGATGTGCATAATTGCTTTCCGGCGGCTCGGCTTTCGAGCACTCCCAAGTATGGTCAGATGGTGGCCTTGCTCCCCTATCTCGAAGGCGGGAATCTCTCTCGCCTGTTCGATGTGACAGCACCAGGGGGGTTCGCAGACCCTGTGAACCAGAAGGTCGCGAATACACCGGTTTCAATGATTCGCTGTCCATCAAATCCTGTCCCGGGCCTGATCAAGATGAGGAACAGCAGTTCCACAGGGACAAGCTACGGATCTTTCATCACCAGCACAGGCTCCACGACTGATCCTAACGATCCGTCGATTATGACAGGCTGGGCCAACGACTATTGGGTCAATCATGGGATTAACAGTTCCAGCTATACACTTGCCTATTCGACGGGGATATCTCCCAGCCCGATCCTCAAGGGGACAAGCCCTCGCATGCGTGACGTCACGGATGGCCTGTCGAACACAATCCTCGTCAGTGAGCATGCAGGCTATGATGTTCATTATGTACGTGGAGTAGGCATGCCCATGCCGGCCACAGACTTGACTCTTGATCAGCCCGGCGCATGGGGAACATGGCTTGGCTGGTGTGCCTATATGATTCAGACATATCCAGTTTATACAGTCGATACCTATCCCACGAACTTATCTAACATCCCGTCGGGAACAGGCTGTACTGTGAATTGTAACAACTCACAGGGGATCTTTGGTTTTCATGCCGGCGGCGCCACTGTCGCCATGGGTGATGGAAGCGTACGGTTTTTGCCCGAGAGTCTATCAAACGTGATTCTGATGGGGATGGTGACCCGCGACGGTGGCGAGGTGATTTCTGAATGA
- a CDS encoding G8 domain-containing protein, giving the protein MLSEEAAFSNDSKTIFSTQSGRWSSKETWSSGNLPETGDRVVIRSGHHVIYDIGHQGRTPSFRLVQIAGELEFATDQNTLLEAGLITIISSEDPSEEGFDCHATPPPVGEGRRRPALYVGKPGAPLPAEYTAKIRLRYFEGMNKLSCPALVCCGGRMEIHGQPIARTWVKLKRSVNPVESTGRGATTLSLMENVEGWKEGDQVIVTSTHRQRDREDGDFLSSAQTEVRRVVRTGSQDFTGGYPLTLDKPLQHAHFADENFQAEVANLTRNVVVESAEPDGVRGHTMYHRHSAGSISYAEFRHLGKRDELGRYSIHFHLCGETMRGSSVIGASIWDSHNRWITIHGTNALVIRDCVGYKSVGHGYFLEDGTEVNNILDHNLAALVFPAKTQKDQVVPFDLNRGAGFWWANCHNQFTRNVAAECAEYGYRFENKKTADFDPILSVRQPDGSVKSVDTRILPFIRFEGNEAHTMRFFCLNLRGIARPEGGRLNFVEQNQTLAREAAEALPPNGTPFWIKDFKAWEANWSVHLGTTGVFIDGLNSYRCDVAIWRSVMDRSGFRRMTSREMRVNDIHGPISMGAVPTSTASENDEGYAYEARLQPASVSSFKDQLPPVTVITSIVRQGQLLKVCGSVADTSDIRHVLVNGQKARSLRGSFAEWEIVLEAPASGPMELTAISEDINGHIEQTPHIVRLD; this is encoded by the coding sequence ATGCTTTCCGAAGAAGCAGCATTCAGCAATGACTCTAAAACGATCTTTTCCACACAATCGGGAAGGTGGTCTTCAAAAGAAACCTGGAGTTCAGGGAATCTCCCGGAAACGGGAGATCGGGTTGTGATCCGCTCAGGCCACCATGTGATTTATGATATTGGCCACCAGGGCCGAACTCCCAGCTTTCGACTGGTTCAGATTGCAGGAGAACTCGAGTTCGCTACTGATCAGAATACCTTGCTCGAAGCAGGACTCATTACGATTATCTCCAGTGAAGACCCCTCCGAAGAAGGCTTTGACTGTCATGCAACTCCACCTCCCGTAGGAGAAGGTCGCAGGCGTCCGGCACTTTATGTCGGCAAACCCGGCGCTCCTTTACCGGCTGAATATACGGCCAAGATCCGTCTACGGTACTTTGAAGGTATGAATAAACTTTCCTGCCCGGCTCTCGTGTGCTGCGGCGGACGTATGGAAATTCATGGTCAGCCAATCGCACGCACCTGGGTCAAGCTGAAACGCTCTGTGAATCCAGTGGAATCGACCGGACGTGGTGCCACGACGCTCTCTTTAATGGAGAATGTCGAAGGCTGGAAAGAAGGCGACCAGGTTATAGTCACCAGCACACATCGTCAGCGGGATCGCGAAGACGGCGATTTTCTCAGTAGTGCACAAACAGAAGTTCGCAGGGTCGTGCGGACAGGCAGCCAGGACTTTACGGGCGGATATCCATTAACTCTCGATAAACCATTGCAGCATGCTCATTTCGCTGATGAGAACTTTCAGGCCGAAGTTGCAAATCTCACTCGAAATGTCGTCGTTGAATCAGCGGAACCAGATGGAGTTCGAGGGCATACGATGTACCACAGGCACTCAGCGGGTTCAATCAGCTATGCCGAATTCCGACATCTCGGTAAGCGAGATGAGCTAGGTCGATACAGCATTCATTTCCATCTCTGTGGCGAAACGATGCGTGGCAGTTCCGTGATTGGCGCATCCATCTGGGACAGCCATAACCGCTGGATTACGATTCACGGTACGAATGCTCTCGTGATTCGTGACTGCGTGGGCTACAAGAGTGTCGGACATGGGTATTTTCTGGAGGATGGCACAGAGGTCAATAACATCCTGGATCATAACCTGGCAGCTCTCGTATTCCCTGCCAAAACTCAAAAGGATCAGGTGGTACCATTCGATCTGAATCGAGGTGCAGGCTTCTGGTGGGCGAATTGTCACAATCAGTTCACTCGAAATGTTGCTGCAGAATGTGCCGAGTATGGCTATCGCTTTGAAAACAAGAAAACTGCAGACTTCGATCCGATCCTGTCTGTCCGTCAGCCGGATGGATCGGTCAAGAGTGTTGATACACGTATTCTGCCCTTTATACGTTTTGAAGGTAACGAAGCCCACACCATGCGATTCTTCTGCCTGAATCTGCGGGGAATCGCTCGTCCGGAGGGTGGCCGCCTGAACTTTGTCGAGCAGAATCAAACGCTGGCACGCGAAGCTGCTGAAGCTCTACCACCCAATGGAACACCTTTTTGGATTAAAGATTTCAAAGCCTGGGAAGCCAACTGGTCCGTCCATTTAGGAACGACAGGTGTCTTTATCGACGGGCTCAACTCCTACCGCTGCGATGTCGCTATCTGGCGTTCAGTGATGGATCGGTCAGGTTTCCGCCGGATGACTTCCCGTGAAATGCGTGTGAACGATATTCATGGCCCGATCAGCATGGGTGCTGTTCCTACTTCAACAGCCAGCGAAAATGACGAAGGATACGCCTATGAAGCTCGGCTGCAGCCAGCTTCAGTTTCAAGTTTTAAAGATCAATTACCGCCCGTAACCGTCATCACTTCCATTGTACGCCAGGGACAGTTATTGAAAGTCTGCGGCTCTGTCGCAGATACCAGCGATATTCGACACGTGCTCGTCAATGGTCAAAAAGCCCGCTCGTTACGGGGAAGTTTTGCCGAATGGGAAATTGTGCTGGAAGCTCCAGCTAGCGGCCCCATGGAATTGACGGCCATCTCTGAGGATATCAATGGCCATATCGAACAAACGCCTCACATCGTTCGTCTCGATTGA
- the msrA gene encoding peptide-methionine (S)-S-oxide reductase MsrA yields MTNAQSDRSMATLAGGCFWCLEAVFENVIGVDRVVSGYMGGATVNPTYEQVCTGRTGHAEVVQIEFDPQIISYSDLLEIFFAIHDPTTKDRQGNDIGTQYRSAIFFHDSEQQTVAQSRFTELEAAGIWPGRFVTQIVPAVTFYPAEDYHQGYFRAHPAQAYCAAVVAPKVAKFRQKFSQRLKSR; encoded by the coding sequence ATGACCAATGCACAATCTGACCGTTCGATGGCGACTTTAGCAGGTGGCTGTTTCTGGTGCCTCGAAGCAGTTTTTGAGAATGTCATTGGCGTCGATCGTGTCGTTTCTGGCTACATGGGTGGAGCCACCGTCAATCCGACTTATGAGCAGGTCTGCACAGGACGAACCGGACACGCGGAAGTTGTCCAGATCGAGTTTGATCCTCAGATCATCAGCTACAGCGACCTGCTGGAGATTTTCTTCGCCATCCACGACCCGACCACAAAGGATCGACAGGGAAACGATATTGGCACGCAGTATCGCTCGGCAATTTTTTTCCATGACAGCGAACAGCAGACGGTTGCTCAATCCAGGTTCACTGAACTCGAAGCGGCTGGGATCTGGCCTGGAAGATTTGTGACGCAGATCGTCCCCGCGGTCACTTTTTACCCGGCAGAAGACTACCATCAAGGCTACTTCCGCGCTCACCCGGCTCAGGCCTATTGTGCGGCTGTCGTGGCCCCGAAAGTCGCCAAGTTCCGCCAGAAGTTCAGCCAGCGGCTCAAAAGCCGCTAG
- a CDS encoding GspE/PulE/PilB domain-containing protein, which produces MAIDVYKEWLGIPEGDRPPDHYALLRVIQFEDDPDKIRKNYKKLNGHVRKYATGQYATESQELLNELARAMLCLTDLERKLDYDRSLGREIDDRDPSTGRRPVTAYLVDQGVISQDQAKEVKAFADRSGLTLKDAVVQLKLADGETAARALASELGRPFVDLNEMLPDDSILDLLPRQVVRRHTCLPLFEDDGQILVACADDPPQELEDEIRLRYDKPMRHVIASQLGINQGISKYYANGMRKEVAEPTRKKGSKSSASKPGAAAPRKQAAEKLTDDEYVEQRNMGILIICGTLIAGFNLDTWILWPYVYQNRIPGWVFFPLTFLVAPPVIFFAYMNYIKRK; this is translated from the coding sequence GTGGCCATTGACGTTTATAAGGAATGGTTGGGAATTCCCGAAGGTGACCGTCCGCCCGATCATTATGCTCTTTTGCGGGTCATTCAATTCGAGGATGACCCTGACAAAATTCGCAAGAACTATAAAAAACTCAACGGCCATGTCCGCAAGTATGCCACCGGTCAGTACGCGACCGAATCGCAGGAACTGCTGAACGAACTGGCCAGAGCCATGCTCTGCCTCACCGATCTCGAACGCAAACTCGATTACGATCGCTCACTGGGAAGGGAGATCGACGACCGCGACCCCAGCACCGGCCGGCGGCCAGTAACAGCCTATCTGGTGGATCAAGGTGTCATCTCGCAGGATCAGGCCAAAGAAGTCAAAGCCTTCGCAGATCGCTCGGGTCTCACACTTAAAGACGCTGTCGTTCAATTGAAACTGGCCGACGGTGAAACCGCGGCCCGGGCGCTGGCCAGCGAATTGGGGCGACCGTTTGTTGACCTCAATGAAATGCTCCCCGACGATTCCATTCTCGATCTTCTCCCCCGGCAGGTGGTTCGCCGGCATACCTGTCTGCCGTTGTTCGAAGACGACGGACAGATTCTCGTGGCCTGTGCTGACGATCCCCCACAAGAACTCGAAGACGAAATTCGCCTCCGCTACGACAAGCCCATGCGGCATGTCATCGCTTCCCAGCTTGGCATCAATCAGGGCATTTCCAAATACTATGCCAACGGCATGCGCAAGGAAGTTGCCGAACCCACCCGCAAAAAGGGGAGTAAGTCATCTGCCAGCAAGCCCGGCGCTGCCGCACCTCGCAAACAGGCTGCTGAAAAGCTCACGGATGATGAATACGTCGAACAGCGGAACATGGGGATTCTGATCATCTGCGGCACATTGATTGCCGGTTTCAACCTCGATACCTGGATCCTTTGGCCTTACGTTTACCAAAACCGTATTCCAGGCTGGGTCTTTTTCCCACTGACATTCCTGGTCGCACCACCTGTGATCTTTTTTGCCTATATGAACTACATCAAACGAAAGTGA
- the ispH gene encoding 4-hydroxy-3-methylbut-2-enyl diphosphate reductase translates to MRILLANPRGFCAGVNMAIECLDEVIRMFGPHVFVYHEIVHNKYVVDRFTRQGVTFVDSVEEVPEGSVLLYSAHGVSPVIRQAARERKLQTIDATCPLVTKVHLEAIKYAREKYNIILIGHEGHDEVIGTMGEAPESITLVETDEDVASLPFTAEDPLVYLTQTTLSVEEAGRVVAALKARYPHIKSPPKEDICYATTNRQEAVAQLAAEADLVIVLGSQNSSNSRRLMELGSGGNKPSYLVDGAHELNHAWFENVECVLITAGASAPEVVVQDCIEYLRTNFGAKVDERTIREEHVSFPLPKELRALQKLRIE, encoded by the coding sequence ATGCGGATACTTCTGGCAAATCCTCGTGGCTTTTGTGCTGGTGTGAACATGGCCATTGAGTGCCTGGACGAAGTGATCCGCATGTTCGGGCCGCATGTCTTCGTGTACCACGAGATTGTTCATAACAAGTATGTCGTCGATCGATTCACACGTCAGGGTGTGACTTTTGTGGACTCGGTCGAAGAAGTCCCCGAAGGTTCAGTGCTGTTATACAGTGCCCATGGTGTTTCGCCTGTCATTCGGCAGGCAGCCCGTGAGCGAAAACTGCAGACGATTGATGCCACCTGCCCGCTGGTGACCAAGGTGCATCTGGAAGCCATCAAGTACGCCCGGGAAAAGTACAATATTATTCTCATCGGCCATGAAGGTCATGACGAAGTGATCGGCACGATGGGTGAAGCTCCTGAGAGTATTACCCTGGTCGAGACCGACGAAGATGTGGCCAGTTTACCCTTCACAGCAGAGGATCCGCTGGTTTACCTGACTCAGACAACACTTTCGGTCGAGGAAGCCGGGAGAGTGGTAGCCGCCCTGAAGGCGCGATATCCGCACATCAAATCTCCGCCAAAAGAAGATATCTGCTACGCGACGACCAACCGACAGGAAGCTGTGGCTCAACTGGCGGCCGAGGCCGATCTGGTGATTGTGCTGGGAAGCCAGAACAGTTCGAACAGCCGCCGGTTGATGGAACTTGGCAGTGGAGGCAACAAACCTTCGTATCTGGTGGATGGCGCTCACGAACTCAATCACGCCTGGTTTGAGAATGTCGAATGCGTGCTAATCACGGCTGGTGCCAGTGCTCCCGAGGTTGTTGTTCAGGATTGTATCGAATACCTGCGAACCAACTTCGGTGCGAAGGTGGATGAACGCACCATCCGCGAAGAGCACGTCTCCTTTCCGCTGCCTAAGGAACTTCGAGCCTTGCAGAAGTTGCGCATAGAGTAA